One Defluviitoga tunisiensis genomic window carries:
- a CDS encoding carbohydrate ABC transporter permease codes for MNYSNFLKTMWKLVVYLLLSAGAIMMLLPFAWMIVTSLKAPSEINEWPPTWSTKNFKKEWTLNLQVAPSSYDIRRGLSLEEFRTLAVEEKHNPYRLVYNIEGDYVRRGQFEILLRNINYSESSDVETLLSNIFEYIKNLELRDDLKSILSKEAYTLENFETIYYSLFSKSDGYYRQTLTIRRVQQTLTKITDFINLTLERNINLLPYFRVTPAMDAIEIEKIESSKQIFIDYLTNIREEANSINQQLSQYKPELRLVKQQEVEEIVELLVNFLSKVDTFEDDILRNTNTLIQRNIYNPLIEEVNSLIFYVYFQNEYRQIQDKTLDKVYISFQVPTKQDKYNNLINDLENMNFPEYFKVIVRDLASPKNINSLNKEVVSYFERMFVSEVERSLAQEPTEVQTWVNILRTLVNRGVTLENAKSVLSQGEYNFLIQNVVNKQAEFESILKKRTEYDKIIKEFDVFYIDSTSKVKIDQAPSFIDKILFKDNSRIEIYTNNVPSVWLVDEEPYSKVGFSFTQRLANVFQNYVDAWNSAPFSRYYINTIFVALVTTLLEVIFASMAAFAFAKLNFWGKNAIFTIFLATMMVPGEVLLVPNYITISKFSWIDSYYALIVPWVISVFAIFLIRQQFMTIPNDLWDAAKIDGSSSWRFLWTVMVPLSKPAILTGGLLKFVGSWNAFLWVLIVTKSPEMRTLAVGLQNFRTDAGEIYNLLMAASTFSMIPVVILFLFLQQYFVEGISRTGLKG; via the coding sequence TTGAACTATAGCAATTTTTTAAAGACAATGTGGAAATTGGTTGTATATCTCCTTTTATCTGCGGGAGCTATTATGATGTTATTACCCTTTGCTTGGATGATTGTTACTTCATTAAAAGCGCCAAGCGAAATTAATGAATGGCCACCTACGTGGTCTACAAAAAATTTTAAAAAAGAATGGACGTTAAATTTACAAGTTGCCCCTTCGTCGTATGATATCAGACGGGGTTTGAGTTTAGAGGAGTTTAGAACGTTAGCGGTCGAAGAAAAGCATAATCCATATAGGTTAGTTTATAATATTGAAGGTGATTATGTTAGAAGAGGCCAGTTTGAAATATTGCTTAGAAATATTAATTATTCTGAGAGTTCTGATGTAGAAACATTATTATCAAACATTTTTGAATATATAAAAAATCTTGAATTAAGAGATGATCTTAAAAGTATATTGTCTAAAGAGGCTTATACGTTAGAGAATTTTGAAACTATCTATTACAGTCTCTTTTCAAAATCAGATGGTTATTACAGGCAAACGTTGACTATAAGAAGGGTTCAGCAAACTCTAACGAAAATAACTGATTTTATCAACTTAACTTTAGAAAGAAACATAAATCTTCTTCCTTATTTTAGGGTTACCCCTGCAATGGATGCTATAGAAATAGAAAAAATAGAAAGTTCCAAACAAATATTTATTGATTATCTTACAAATATTAGAGAAGAGGCTAACTCGATAAATCAACAATTAAGTCAATATAAACCAGAATTGAGGCTGGTAAAACAGCAAGAAGTAGAAGAAATTGTGGAATTACTTGTAAACTTTTTATCAAAAGTAGACACATTTGAGGATGATATTCTACGCAACACAAACACTTTAATTCAACGTAACATCTATAATCCTCTGATTGAAGAAGTTAATTCCTTGATTTTTTATGTTTATTTTCAAAACGAGTATCGCCAAATACAGGATAAAACACTTGACAAAGTTTATATTTCCTTTCAAGTTCCGACTAAGCAAGATAAATATAATAATCTCATAAACGATTTGGAAAATATGAATTTTCCAGAATATTTTAAAGTAATAGTGAGAGATCTTGCGAGCCCTAAAAATATTAATTCTTTGAACAAAGAAGTTGTGTCATATTTTGAAAGAATGTTTGTCAGTGAAGTTGAACGCAGTTTAGCACAAGAACCTACCGAAGTACAAACTTGGGTTAATATATTAAGGACCCTAGTAAACAGAGGAGTTACTCTTGAAAATGCGAAAAGTGTTCTTTCTCAAGGTGAATATAATTTTCTTATACAAAATGTGGTAAATAAACAAGCAGAGTTTGAAAGTATTTTGAAAAAGAGGACAGAATATGATAAAATTATTAAAGAATTTGATGTATTTTACATTGATTCAACATCAAAAGTTAAGATTGATCAAGCTCCTTCTTTTATAGATAAAATCTTGTTTAAAGACAATTCCAGGATTGAAATATATACAAACAATGTACCTTCAGTTTGGTTAGTCGATGAAGAGCCATATAGTAAAGTTGGTTTTAGTTTTACTCAAAGATTAGCAAATGTATTTCAAAATTATGTTGATGCATGGAATTCTGCTCCCTTTTCTAGATATTATATAAACACTATCTTTGTAGCTTTAGTAACTACATTGTTAGAGGTTATTTTTGCTTCAATGGCCGCTTTTGCTTTTGCAAAATTAAACTTTTGGGGAAAAAATGCCATTTTTACTATATTTTTAGCTACTATGATGGTTCCTGGTGAAGTGCTATTAGTACCTAACTATATAACTATTAGCAAATTCTCATGGATAGACAGTTATTATGCATTGATAGTTCCGTGGGTTATTAGTGTGTTTGCTATTTTTTTAATTAGACAACAGTTTATGACAATTCCAAATGATTTATGGGATGCAGCTAAGATAGACGGTTCAAGTAGTTGGAGGTTTTTATGGACCGTAATGGTACCTTTAAGTAAACCCGCAATTTTAACAGGTGGATTGTTAAAGTTTGTTGGTAGTTGGAATGCTTTTCTATGGGTTTTAATTGTAACAAAAAGCCCTGAAATGAGAACCCTTGCTGTGGGTTTACAAAATTTCAGGACTGATGCGGGTGAGATTTACAATCTGCTTATGGCTGCTTCTACATTTTCTATGATTCCAGTAGTCATATTGTTCTTGTTTTTACAACAGTATTTTGTGGAGGGAATATCAAGAACTGGACTGAAAGGGTAA
- a CDS encoding FliI/YscN family ATPase, which translates to MKKVTFENSLKSFEKKIESRPLFAQLGKVSRIIGVTIESTGPNSAIGDLCKIKLRDGTTVLAETVGFSDNKVLLMPLEDVGGLYVGAPVEKVEDKITIKVGTDLLGHVLDGIGRPIDGNKIKHYENKSIYSSAPNPLVRKRIKEPLSVGVRAIDGFLTLGKGQRIGIMAGSGVGKSTLLGMIARNTSADINVIGLIGERGREVREFIEKDLGEEGLKRSILVVSTSDSPALLRVKALYTATTIAEYFRDLGYDVLMMVDSITRWAMAQREIGLSIGEPPTTRGYTPSVFANMPKILERAGNSVDGSMTAIYTVLVEADDMNDPIGDSVRSIVDGHIVLSRKLADSSHYPPIDILASVSRLMTEVADKEHLEASKFIKDIYASYIDSKDLIEVGAYKKGSNPKVDVALAEIENINNFLRQDIYEKTDYKETLAMLIDIQNRCKKMVDQN; encoded by the coding sequence ATGAAGAAGGTAACTTTTGAAAATTCTTTAAAGAGTTTTGAAAAAAAGATTGAAAGTCGCCCTTTGTTTGCTCAATTAGGAAAGGTAAGCAGAATTATAGGGGTTACTATCGAATCAACTGGTCCAAATTCAGCAATTGGTGATCTTTGTAAGATTAAATTAAGAGATGGAACAACAGTTTTGGCAGAAACTGTTGGTTTTTCTGATAACAAAGTTTTGCTGATGCCTTTAGAAGATGTTGGAGGGTTATATGTAGGTGCTCCCGTTGAAAAAGTTGAAGATAAGATTACTATTAAAGTGGGTACAGATCTTTTAGGGCATGTATTGGATGGAATAGGAAGACCAATAGATGGAAACAAAATAAAGCATTATGAAAATAAAAGTATATATTCTTCTGCACCAAATCCGTTAGTTAGAAAACGAATTAAAGAACCATTATCTGTAGGAGTAAGGGCAATTGATGGTTTTTTAACGTTAGGAAAAGGTCAAAGAATAGGAATTATGGCTGGAAGTGGTGTAGGTAAAAGTACACTTCTTGGAATGATTGCCAGAAATACCTCAGCTGATATAAACGTCATAGGATTAATAGGCGAACGTGGAAGGGAAGTCAGGGAGTTTATCGAAAAAGATTTGGGTGAAGAAGGGCTTAAAAGATCGATATTAGTTGTTTCTACTTCTGATTCTCCTGCTTTATTACGTGTTAAAGCTTTATATACTGCAACTACAATTGCTGAATATTTTAGGGATTTGGGCTATGATGTTTTAATGATGGTCGATTCTATTACTAGATGGGCTATGGCACAAAGAGAAATAGGCCTTTCTATTGGAGAACCTCCGACTACACGAGGTTATACACCCAGTGTATTTGCAAATATGCCTAAAATATTGGAAAGGGCAGGCAATTCTGTAGATGGAAGTATGACTGCAATCTATACGGTTTTAGTTGAAGCTGATGATATGAACGATCCTATTGGGGATTCAGTTAGAAGCATAGTTGATGGGCATATAGTACTTTCTAGAAAACTTGCTGATTCTTCACATTATCCACCAATTGATATTTTAGCAAGTGTAAGCAGGCTGATGACTGAAGTTGCTGATAAGGAACATTTGGAAGCCTCTAAATTTATCAAGGATATTTACGCTAGTTACATAGACTCAAAGGATCTAATCGAAGTTGGGGCATATAAAAAGGGATCTAACCCAAAGGTGGATGTTGCCTTAGCTGAGATAGAAAATATTAACAATTTTTTAAGACAAGATATTTATGAAAAAACTGATTACAAAGAAACTTTAGCGATGTTGATTGACATACAAAATAGGTGTAAGAAGATGGTAGATCAAAATTAA
- a CDS encoding carbohydrate ABC transporter permease has translation MKPVKYRKLKESVSAYLYLLPSFVVLGLFVFWPIIYSFYLSFFKWDFQNQDNPIFIGFENYIKLFKLDKPISISFNSAFFNTLLLVMSFIFFMHLIFDYKKIEKRYQKNLVIIMSCLGIIALFLANSVNYLSIVISIIQLIIYTFLIVSDFVTQKSNKTFLKLLLFVAFYAFFYWFGVPEIISFLLLAKQQSLFIKAIWNTTYYVLLSTPITIFLALIVALLLNQKVRGKAFFRTIYFIPFVTSVVAVSLVWQWLFNDNGLINYFLIQLGFSKVSWLKDQAYTIPTVAIISIWKMVGYYSIIFLSGLQNIDQSYYEAAEVDGASPFQKFRFITLPLLSPTTFFIIIVAMIGAFKVFDEIFILYVGMPGPYNNSGMTLVYYIYDKFYNQQRMGEASAAAYVLFGITLVFTFFQMRASKKKIYYDS, from the coding sequence TTGAAACCTGTTAAGTATAGGAAATTAAAAGAGAGTGTATCTGCTTATTTGTATTTATTACCTTCGTTTGTAGTATTAGGACTTTTTGTGTTTTGGCCAATTATATATTCATTTTATCTAAGTTTTTTTAAGTGGGACTTTCAAAACCAGGATAATCCGATATTTATTGGATTTGAAAACTACATAAAACTATTTAAGCTAGATAAACCTATTTCTATTTCATTTAACTCCGCCTTTTTTAATACTCTTCTTTTAGTTATGAGTTTTATTTTTTTTATGCATCTTATTTTTGATTATAAAAAAATAGAAAAAAGATATCAAAAAAACCTTGTAATAATAATGAGTTGTTTGGGAATAATAGCTTTATTTTTGGCAAATTCTGTTAATTACTTAAGTATAGTTATTTCAATAATTCAATTGATCATCTATACTTTCTTGATAGTATCAGATTTCGTAACCCAAAAATCAAATAAAACGTTTTTAAAGCTTCTTTTATTTGTTGCTTTTTATGCCTTTTTTTATTGGTTTGGAGTGCCCGAGATTATTAGCTTTTTATTGTTAGCTAAACAACAATCACTATTTATAAAGGCTATATGGAATACTACATATTATGTTTTATTGTCAACACCTATTACAATATTTTTAGCTTTAATTGTTGCACTGTTGCTGAATCAAAAGGTACGCGGTAAGGCATTCTTCCGTACTATTTATTTCATTCCTTTTGTAACCAGCGTGGTTGCAGTCTCTTTAGTATGGCAATGGCTTTTTAATGATAATGGATTAATAAATTACTTTTTGATTCAGTTAGGGTTTTCTAAAGTAAGTTGGTTAAAAGATCAGGCCTATACCATTCCAACTGTCGCTATTATTTCTATTTGGAAGATGGTAGGTTATTATTCAATTATCTTTTTATCGGGATTACAAAACATTGATCAAAGTTATTATGAAGCTGCTGAAGTTGATGGCGCGTCTCCTTTTCAGAAGTTTAGATTCATTACATTGCCTCTTCTTTCTCCAACAACATTTTTTATAATTATTGTAGCAATGATAGGGGCTTTTAAGGTTTTTGATGAAATTTTTATTCTATATGTAGGTATGCCAGGACCGTACAATAATAGTGGTATGACTTTGGTTTATTATATATACGATAAATTTTATAATCAGCAAAGAATGGGAGAAGCAAGCGCAGCTGCGTATGTATTGTTTGGAATTACATTAGTTTTCACATTTTTTCAAATGCGTGCAAGCAAAAAAAAGATATATTATGATTCCTGA
- the fliG gene encoding flagellar motor switch protein FliG: MAERGKGLNGVKKAAIMLVLLGPEKASKVLKKLDDAEVEELTLEIANLEKIDEETQKAILSEFYEYAKAKDYLSTGGVEYAKKLLETTFGPERAIDIIDRLVSNLQVKPFDFLRKVDVAQLVNVLQDEHPQTVALILCYLPPQVAAKVIAELPEYLQVDVIKRISTMDSSNPDIVKEIENKLKDRLSAFTVQSFSQVGGIDISAEIMNNIDRAMSNKIFEKLSERDPRLSDEIRRRMFVFEDITKLDDRSIQRVLREVDSKDLTLALKGASEEVKDIIFRNMSKRAAQIVQEELDYMGPVRVRDVDEAQQRIVNIIRKLEESGEIIIRGGAGEELIE, from the coding sequence ATGGCTGAAAGAGGAAAAGGTTTGAATGGTGTAAAAAAGGCTGCGATAATGTTAGTTCTTTTAGGACCTGAGAAAGCTAGTAAAGTACTTAAAAAATTAGATGATGCAGAAGTAGAAGAATTGACTTTGGAGATAGCTAATTTGGAAAAAATAGATGAAGAAACTCAAAAAGCTATTTTATCGGAGTTTTATGAGTACGCAAAAGCGAAAGACTATTTGAGTACTGGTGGCGTTGAATATGCAAAAAAACTTCTAGAAACAACATTTGGTCCTGAAAGAGCAATAGATATTATAGATAGGCTTGTTTCAAATTTACAAGTCAAACCTTTTGATTTCCTTAGAAAAGTTGACGTTGCCCAGTTAGTAAACGTTTTACAAGATGAACACCCTCAGACTGTGGCTTTAATTCTTTGCTACCTTCCACCTCAAGTTGCTGCTAAGGTAATCGCAGAGCTTCCTGAATATTTACAGGTTGACGTAATAAAAAGGATATCTACCATGGATTCATCAAATCCGGATATCGTCAAGGAGATTGAAAATAAATTAAAAGATAGATTATCTGCTTTCACCGTTCAATCTTTTTCTCAGGTTGGAGGAATCGATATTTCTGCAGAAATTATGAACAATATTGATAGAGCTATGAGTAATAAAATTTTTGAAAAGTTGTCAGAAAGAGATCCAAGATTGTCTGATGAGATAAGAAGAAGAATGTTTGTATTTGAGGATATCACCAAGTTAGATGACAGATCTATTCAAAGAGTATTGCGTGAAGTTGATAGTAAGGATTTAACTCTTGCGTTGAAAGGTGCTTCTGAAGAAGTAAAAGATATTATTTTCAGAAATATGTCTAAGAGAGCTGCTCAGATTGTTCAGGAAGAATTGGATTATATGGGACCTGTAAGAGTTAGAGATGTTGATGAGGCTCAACAAAGAATTGTTAATATAATAAGAAAGCTTGAAGAAAGTGGAGAAATCATTATTAGAGGCGGGGCGGGTGAAGAGTTAATTGAATAA
- a CDS encoding HrpE/YscL family type III secretion apparatus protein — MNKRIINNKYVVLDKTFEIETENTQVDKVGDIKKQEELLKSEIIKKAHKDSEKIIESARNEAAKILEKAKLDAQKIMQEQIESSNKKRKILEEDLKKVNEEMRRIANEYNIYVNELSNQARIFCEEVIKIVVGKYFEETVTFPDWIEKVFNDLQSKLYMFKDATLKVSPSFNKEFLSIIIKVFGNSFQIVEDASLSDNQIFLDTNQGIFDLSPQTFIKDLLNILEVALNEEGNF, encoded by the coding sequence TTGAATAAAAGGATTATCAACAACAAATATGTTGTTTTGGATAAAACTTTTGAAATAGAAACTGAAAATACTCAAGTTGATAAAGTTGGAGATATAAAAAAACAGGAAGAATTGTTAAAATCAGAAATTATTAAAAAGGCTCATAAAGATAGCGAAAAAATTATTGAATCAGCAAGAAATGAAGCAGCAAAAATTCTTGAAAAAGCTAAGTTAGATGCACAAAAAATTATGCAAGAACAGATTGAAAGTTCTAATAAAAAGCGAAAGATTTTAGAAGAAGATCTTAAAAAAGTTAATGAAGAAATGAGAAGAATCGCCAATGAATATAACATATATGTGAATGAGCTATCGAATCAAGCACGGATTTTTTGTGAAGAAGTAATTAAAATTGTTGTAGGGAAATATTTTGAAGAGACCGTTACGTTTCCTGATTGGATAGAAAAGGTATTTAATGATTTACAAAGCAAATTGTATATGTTTAAAGATGCTACACTAAAAGTAAGTCCTAGCTTTAATAAAGAGTTTCTATCAATAATTATTAAGGTTTTTGGAAATAGTTTTCAGATTGTAGAAGATGCGTCATTAAGTGATAATCAAATATTCTTAGATACAAATCAAGGCATTTTTGATCTTAGCCCACAAACTTTTATAAAAGATTTATTAAATATATTGGAAGTGGCTTTAAATGAAGAAGGTAACTTTTGA
- a CDS encoding M23 family metallopeptidase — translation MIKKYISIFFILVVVSLSLYAQLFQLPIKNSYITAAFGEYRNTGPVSHFHLGIDFSTFGRTGLPVYSGGDGYLYKVWINDNLYGNAVFIMHEDTGLITGYAHLQSFSDKISRYVDLVSEEFGNQRIEIVFPTGEIPIKANEIIANSGATGEATAPHLHFEVLEETSEGQIIYDALEFLEYQETRSKQLELIQIRSNNKYFDISDNQENIVEYAGVYPKIDVRVREKLGDNSTIVPKKVSLYINDILTYKVDFSKLKEDEVYNADIIYAYASTASVYWIKMYSDYNMTPIVVNDFSAFSHNTSGDLRGKIVLEDFWGNEKTYNIKFVKPY, via the coding sequence TTGATAAAGAAATATATTTCTATCTTTTTTATTTTGGTGGTTGTTTCATTATCTTTATATGCACAACTTTTTCAACTACCAATTAAAAATTCTTACATTACTGCAGCATTTGGTGAATATAGGAATACAGGGCCAGTTTCCCATTTTCATTTGGGTATAGATTTTTCAACTTTTGGAAGGACAGGACTTCCGGTTTATTCTGGTGGAGACGGATACCTGTATAAAGTATGGATAAATGATAATCTATATGGAAACGCTGTTTTTATAATGCATGAAGATACAGGTTTAATAACTGGTTATGCTCATCTTCAAAGTTTTTCTGACAAAATTTCCAGATATGTGGATCTTGTTAGCGAAGAATTTGGTAATCAAAGAATTGAAATAGTATTTCCCACAGGAGAAATACCAATAAAAGCCAACGAAATTATAGCAAACTCAGGGGCTACCGGAGAAGCGACAGCCCCTCATTTACATTTTGAAGTGCTAGAAGAGACTTCTGAGGGGCAAATCATTTATGATGCTTTAGAATTTTTAGAGTATCAAGAGACAAGATCAAAACAATTAGAGCTTATACAAATTCGTTCTAATAATAAGTATTTTGATATTTCTGATAATCAGGAAAATATAGTAGAATATGCAGGTGTTTATCCTAAAATTGATGTTAGAGTTAGAGAAAAGTTGGGAGATAACTCAACTATAGTTCCAAAAAAGGTATCCCTATACATAAATGATATCTTAACTTATAAAGTCGATTTTAGTAAGTTAAAAGAAGATGAGGTATATAACGCCGATATTATTTATGCTTACGCTTCTACAGCATCTGTTTACTGGATTAAAATGTATTCTGATTACAACATGACTCCAATAGTTGTTAATGATTTTTCTGCATTTTCACATAATACTTCTGGAGATTTGAGAGGTAAAATAGTTTTAGAAGATTTTTGGGGAAATGAGAAAACATATAATATAAAGTTTGTAAAACCATATTAA
- a CDS encoding class I SAM-dependent methyltransferase: MMEDFIKWIFTTSHDPCEKQVHKAMELATKYNGIYYERKNLKNYLKNIDSYFVVNKNLTVDCKWKDGRLFFHPSVSKIRLNNYLKNGNDYLIESVKPDANDVVLDLTLGLGSDALLLGYFCREIIGIEASFPIYLVVKESINAYQFDELWLKESSKKIKIYHENYKEFIKKQDDNCYDIVYCDPMFENPQLKSNSINPLRKFANYDKIDKIDLENMIRISKKRVVVKARIYDSIWDEFQFDLKIGSKKSGVIFGVIEKK, encoded by the coding sequence ATGATGGAGGATTTTATCAAATGGATATTCACAACATCCCATGACCCTTGTGAGAAACAGGTTCATAAGGCTATGGAACTAGCTACAAAATATAACGGGATCTATTACGAAAGAAAAAATTTAAAGAATTATTTGAAAAACATTGACAGTTATTTTGTTGTAAATAAAAATTTAACAGTAGATTGTAAGTGGAAGGATGGAAGATTGTTTTTCCATCCTTCTGTTTCGAAAATACGACTTAATAATTATTTAAAAAATGGGAATGATTATTTGATAGAATCGGTGAAACCTGATGCAAATGATGTAGTTTTGGATTTGACATTAGGACTTGGCAGTGATGCTCTTCTACTAGGTTATTTTTGTAGAGAAATAATAGGTATTGAGGCTTCATTTCCAATATATTTAGTTGTAAAAGAGAGTATAAATGCATATCAATTTGATGAATTATGGCTGAAAGAATCTTCTAAAAAAATCAAAATATATCATGAAAATTACAAAGAATTTATAAAGAAGCAAGATGACAATTGCTATGATATTGTGTATTGTGATCCAATGTTTGAAAATCCTCAATTAAAATCAAATTCTATTAATCCTCTAAGAAAGTTCGCAAATTATGATAAGATAGACAAAATTGATTTAGAGAATATGATTAGAATTTCCAAAAAAAGAGTAGTAGTTAAGGCTCGTATTTATGACTCTATTTGGGATGAGTTTCAATTTGATTTGAAAATAGGGAGCAAAAAAAGTGGTGTTATTTTTGGAGTGATTGAAAAGAAATGA
- the hfq gene encoding RNA chaperone Hfq: protein MAEKFNLQDRFLNILRINKIEVKVYLEGGFQTSGIVRSFDDYTILLEKSGEQSLVYKHAVKMMVPSKYIKLFQDTPTGTNE, encoded by the coding sequence GTGGCTGAAAAATTTAACTTGCAGGATAGATTTTTGAATATTTTACGTATCAATAAGATAGAAGTTAAAGTATATTTAGAAGGGGGATTTCAAACCAGCGGTATAGTTAGATCTTTTGACGATTATACTATTCTTTTAGAGAAAAGCGGCGAGCAATCACTAGTTTATAAGCATGCTGTAAAAATGATGGTCCCTTCTAAATACATCAAGTTATTTCAAGACACTCCAACAGGCACTAACGAGTAG
- the miaA gene encoding tRNA (adenosine(37)-N6)-dimethylallyltransferase MiaA, translating into MNNKDKVLIITGPTAVGKTEISIKVAQQLNGEIVCLDSRQVYKDLKIGTSFPDEQAMKLVKHHLFGFVELDQHFTAYDYKLVAEKTINEIIMNNRIPILVGGTGLYIDALQKGFLNVKSDYGVRTHLRKLENENPGVLRKILTDIDPESALRIHPNDIKRTIRAIEIYIVTGKRMGELIKYEGPERPKYDYEIIVLDRDRKELHERINLRVEKMLEEGLIEEVKKILEAGFSKNLNSLNTIGYKEVIKYLEGELDYDTMVHKIKVNTRNYARRQIIYFRRFEDALWLNLSEISEDYAIREIILKIKQQK; encoded by the coding sequence ATGAACAACAAAGATAAGGTTTTAATAATTACGGGACCTACAGCTGTTGGAAAAACAGAAATTTCAATAAAAGTAGCCCAGCAATTAAACGGTGAAATAGTTTGTTTAGATTCAAGACAGGTTTATAAAGATTTAAAAATTGGGACATCGTTTCCTGATGAACAAGCAATGAAATTGGTAAAACATCATTTGTTTGGATTTGTTGAATTAGACCAACATTTTACTGCTTATGATTATAAACTGGTCGCAGAAAAAACAATTAATGAGATAATTATGAATAATAGAATTCCAATACTAGTGGGAGGAACTGGTCTATATATAGATGCTCTTCAAAAGGGTTTTTTAAACGTTAAATCTGATTATGGTGTAAGAACTCATCTTCGAAAACTAGAAAATGAAAATCCAGGAGTACTTAGAAAAATTTTAACTGATATAGACCCTGAAAGTGCTTTAAGAATACATCCAAACGATATTAAGAGAACGATAAGAGCTATTGAGATATACATTGTTACAGGGAAAAGAATGGGAGAATTAATAAAGTATGAAGGACCTGAGCGACCAAAATATGACTATGAAATAATTGTTTTAGATAGAGATAGAAAAGAATTACATGAAAGAATTAATTTGAGAGTTGAGAAAATGCTTGAAGAGGGACTTATTGAAGAAGTCAAAAAAATACTAGAAGCAGGGTTTTCAAAAAATTTAAATTCACTAAATACAATTGGATATAAAGAAGTGATAAAATATTTAGAAGGTGAATTAGATTATGATACAATGGTACATAAAATAAAGGTAAATACCAGGAACTATGCTAGAAGACAGATAATTTATTTTAGAAGATTTGAAGACGCATTGTGGTTAAATTTGAGTGAAATTTCTGAAGATTATGCTATAAGAGAAATTATTCTTAAAATAAAACAACAAAAATAG
- the metK gene encoding methionine adenosyltransferase, which yields MKKMLFTSESVTEGHPDKICDQISDAILDTLLEKEPKDNRINVRSAVETLVTRGLVVVTGEIRTSAYVDVPTVARNTVLEIGYNRAKFGFDGETCAVVTAIEEQSPDIAMGVDKSFESKTKKDKIDPYDRIGAGDQGIMFGYATNETDVYMPMPIVLAHRLARRLSEVRKSKVVEFLRPDGKTQVTVAYDENFKPVAIDTILISAQHAPDVTRQELEEGIKKYVIEPVIPQELITKDTKILINPTGRFVIGGPQADTGLTGRKIIVDTYGGWAPHGGGAFSGKDPTKVDRSATYMARYVAKNLVASGAAEEVLIQLSYAIGVAQPVSINIDTRGTAKVDEEKIYKVVREIFDFRPAAIIENLNLLQPFYKKTAAYGHFGRDDFEFPWEKLDKVKELRSALGL from the coding sequence ATGAAGAAAATGCTCTTTACAAGTGAAAGCGTAACAGAAGGACATCCAGACAAAATCTGTGATCAAATTTCTGATGCAATACTTGATACATTGTTAGAAAAAGAACCTAAAGATAATAGAATAAATGTACGGTCTGCTGTTGAAACCCTTGTTACTAGAGGTTTAGTTGTAGTGACTGGTGAGATTAGGACAAGCGCTTATGTAGATGTACCTACAGTTGCAAGGAATACGGTTCTTGAGATAGGTTACAACAGGGCTAAGTTTGGTTTTGATGGTGAAACATGTGCAGTAGTAACTGCAATAGAAGAACAATCTCCAGATATTGCTATGGGAGTAGATAAATCTTTTGAATCAAAAACCAAAAAAGATAAGATAGATCCGTATGATCGCATTGGAGCTGGAGACCAAGGAATTATGTTTGGATATGCAACAAACGAAACAGATGTTTATATGCCAATGCCTATTGTCTTAGCTCATAGACTCGCACGAAGGTTATCTGAAGTAAGGAAGTCAAAGGTAGTAGAATTTTTAAGGCCAGATGGAAAAACACAAGTTACAGTTGCATATGACGAGAATTTTAAACCTGTTGCAATAGATACAATTTTAATATCTGCACAACATGCACCCGATGTTACACGGCAAGAACTAGAAGAGGGAATTAAGAAATATGTGATTGAACCTGTTATTCCTCAAGAACTTATTACAAAAGATACCAAGATATTAATCAATCCTACCGGAAGATTTGTTATCGGAGGACCTCAGGCAGATACAGGTTTAACAGGAAGAAAAATAATAGTTGATACCTATGGAGGTTGGGCTCCTCATGGTGGAGGTGCTTTTTCTGGAAAAGATCCTACAAAGGTTGATAGATCTGCAACTTATATGGCTAGATATGTGGCAAAAAATTTAGTTGCTAGTGGTGCTGCTGAGGAAGTCTTAATTCAGTTGTCTTATGCTATAGGTGTCGCTCAACCAGTTTCTATAAATATAGATACAAGAGGAACAGCAAAAGTAGATGAAGAGAAAATTTATAAAGTAGTTCGAGAAATATTCGATTTTAGGCCTGCTGCTATTATCGAAAATTTAAACCTACTTCAACCTTTTTATAAAAAAACAGCTGCATATGGACATTTTGGAAGAGACGACTTTGAATTTCCATGGGAGAAGTTAGATAAAGTTAAAGAATTGAGAAGTGCTCTAGGGTTATAA